The sequence below is a genomic window from Nostoc flagelliforme CCNUN1.
AACAAAATTAGGCTGTGGAATCCACGCACGGGAGATCCATTACGCACCCTCAACGGACATTTAGGTGGGGTGAAATCAGTAATCATTAGTCCTGATGGAGAATTTCTCTTTAGCGGTAGCACAGACAAAACTATCAAAATTTGGCATTTAGCTACAGGTAAAGTACTACACACATTGACTGGACATTTAGAAGAGGTAAGATCCTTAACTGTTACTCCTGATGGAGAAATTCTCTTTAGTGGTAGTGCAGACAAAACTATCAAAATTTGGCATTTGCGGACGCGAGAATTACTGCAAACTATCACAGAACACTCAGGGGCAGTAAACTCTATTGCTATTAGCCGGAATGGTCAATTTATTGCTAGTGGTAGTTCTGATAAAACCATCAAGATTTGGCAAATAAATTAAGCTTTTCAGTCACTCGTTTTGTGATTGTTTTTGGCTAGTTCCATGCAATTTAATAAAGCTATCAAAAGCATACCATGCTAAAACATACCAAGGAATAACTTCTAACTGCAACCCTTTATTAAGTAATTGCCGCAGCGAAAGACTAGCTAATCCCAAAGGAAAAAGAATCCGCAGATCAAAAGCACCATCTGTTGACTGTTTTACGCGCTGGTTTAAGTCAACAACCGCAGATGATACTCCTGCTGCCGCCTCGGTGTTACCGTTGGTAACATCAGCAAAGATTATTCCTAAATGTTTAAGTGTTGCTAGCACATTTTCTAGACTGCCATCTTTACCATCGTGATTAATAACAATACTGCCATGATGGACATTTGTCTTAACTTGATTAATGTGAGAATTTGCTGACAAAGCATTGGCGATGCGTTGCATCTTTTCTGGTTGACGATGGGAATGAGCCACTCTTAACCGTAATCTTCCGGGAGTCGAACTTACAACTTTTGTAGATATCGGTTTTGGTGGTGTTTTGAAAGTGGGTTTGTCTAGAATTTCCGGCATTTTATTGTAAGTGCTATGACCATTTGTCAACATGCAACCACCTTTTTTACTTGTGTGATAGTGGATTTTTTGTTGTGGGTTTGTTATCTACAGGAATAAGTGGAAAATTAATGAAAAACGAACCGCAGAGAAGCCAGTGCGTTGGGCGGCTCTGCCGACTTGTTCGCGCAGCGTCTCCCCTTGGGAGAAGCATCTGGCGCGACGCAGAAAACACAGAGGAATAAGAGGAGCGAGAGAGTTTTTGCACTATCTTGCACTAGGGACTTTATATTATGTCCGCTTGATTACTTATTAAACCCGGAGAACCCCACCCCGCCAAAGCTGTGCTTTGTCTCCCCTCCCCGCCTGCGGGGAGGGGTTGGGGGTGGGGTTCTTTTATTTTGGTAATTAGCAGTTGCCTATGGCAAAGAATTTAATTTTGCTAATGGGCAGATGAAATTACACACCATTATCGGCGACATTATCCCCATTAGTGGCAGACGCTTCAAACACGGGGGTTTCTTTTTCATCAGCAAGTTCTGCTCTGGCTTCGGCTACCATGTCTTCCCAAGTTTCGCCCATTTCTGCAATGGTTCCTTTGCTTCTTTCATAAAGACCAATTCCGCCTTTGATGACTGACTTGACTAAGGGTTTACCAACTCCAGCGACAATGGGCAGAAGAACAGGTGCTAAGAGGACTGCACCAATTCCGGCTATAATACCGGGAGCGCCTGCATCTTCAACAAAATCACTAATTTTAGGTGCCATGTTCAATTTTCTCCTATTAATTAAGAAATCTGGGAAAGCTTTTTAAGATACTCTCGGCGGCATAGTTGCATCATCTTGCCGATAGTAGAGCTTTATGTTGACGACTTTTAAGAATTGGACGTAAACCGTTGACTCCGGCAACTACGGTTGAGCCATTGTTGACTACTGTTGCGGCTAAGGGGTTAAGACCAAAGAAAACGGCTATCACCATTGCTGCTAGGTTAGGAACAGCAACAAGTCCTGTGTTTTGCCGAATCAATTGCTTGGCTTGACGAGCGATCGCGATCGCTTCTAATAAACCATGCAAGTCATTCTGCATCAACACTAAGTCTGCTGTCTCGCGGGCTATCTCAGAACTGTTGGCAAAGGATACGGAAACATCAGCGTAGGCTAAAGCTGGCGAATCGTTGATCCCATCACCTACAAATGCAACCGTCTTACCTTGTTCGTGCAGTTGGCGGACAACTGTTGCCTTTTGTTCTGGAAAAGCTTCTGCGTGAGTATGCGTCGGCAAAATACCAAGTTCAGCAGCTACAGCAGTAGCCGTTCGCTTATTATCGCCGGTTAGCATGTGAATTTCTACACCTTCGACCGTCGAAAGTGCTGTGATGACTTCCCGGCTTTCGGGACGGAGAAGGTCACTATATTTAATAATACCTTGAAGTTGACCGTTGCTGGCTACATAAATCGCTGAATTTGGAGATTTTTGATGGCCATTTAACGCTTCGGTGTCAATGCCACTGGTACGTAAAAAGCGATCGCTCCCAACATAAACTGTCTCTCCATCAATCTGAGCTTGCACGCCCAAACCTAGTTGATAGTCCCACTTGCTACGCGGCAAAATTTCCACTTGCTCTGCTTCGGCATAGCGAACAATTGCTTCTGCTACTGGATGAGTTAAACGTTGTTCGGCGGCTGCTGCCAATTCCAACACTCGTAATCTTGAGGTTGCTGGATTGAGACTTTCCACACTGACAACATCGACTTC
It includes:
- a CDS encoding DUF5132 domain-containing protein codes for the protein MAPKISDFVEDAGAPGIIAGIGAVLLAPVLLPIVAGVGKPLVKSVIKGGIGLYERSKGTIAEMGETWEDMVAEARAELADEKETPVFEASATNGDNVADNGV
- a CDS encoding HMA2 domain-containing protein, encoding MLTNGHSTYNKMPEILDKPTFKTPPKPISTKVVSSTPGRLRLRVAHSHRQPEKMQRIANALSANSHINQVKTNVHHGSIVINHDGKDGSLENVLATLKHLGIIFADVTNGNTEAAAGVSSAVVDLNQRVKQSTDGAFDLRILFPLGLASLSLRQLLNKGLQLEVIPWYVLAWYAFDSFIKLHGTSQKQSQNE